ACGTCGCTGCTCCAGCGGGTGCCGCGCATCCACGAGCTCTACCGGCACTTCCTTCCGGTGCTCCCCCAGGTCATCGAGTCCATGCGTCTGACGGACTACGAGCTGGTCATCTCCTCCAGCCACTGCGTGGCCAAGGGCATCCGCAAGCCGCCCGGGGCGAAGCACCTGTCCTACGTGCACGCGCCCATGCGCTACATGTGGGACTTGTTCGACGACTACTTCGGACCGGGCCGGGCGTCCGCGCCGGTGCGCGTGGCGGCGCACGCGGTGCGGCCCTGGCTCCAGAAGTGGGATCGCGAGAGCACCGCCGGGGTGGATCGGCTGCTCGTCAACAGCCAGCACATCGCCGGCAAGGTGCGGCGCTTCTGGGGCCGCGAGGCCAAGGTGGTGTACCCGCCCGTGGCCCTGGAGCGCTTCTGTCGGCATCCGCTCACGGGGCTCGGCCAGGGGGGCTACTACCTGTGGCTGGGCGCCTTCGCTCCCTACAAGCGGCTCGACATCGCGCTGGAGGCCTTCCGCCACCTGGACGCGCCCCTGTGGGTGGTGGGCACGGGGCAGGAGGCGGCGCGGCACACCTCGGGGCCGCCGCCCGCCAACATCCGCTTCCTCGGCTCGGTGGCGGACGAGGCGCTGCCCGGGCTGTACCGCGACGCGCGCGCGCTCGTCTTCACCGCCGAGGAGGACTTCGGCATCGTCCCGCTGGAGGCCCAGGCGTGTGGCCGTCCCGTCATCGCCTACGGGCGGGGTGGGGCGCTGGAGACGGTCAACCCCCGCACGGGCCTCTTCTTCGACGCGCAGACCCCCGAGGCGCTCGCGGACGCCGTGCGCCGCTTCGAGGCGTGGGAGCCGGGCTTCCAGCCCTCGGATGCTCGCTCGCAGGCCGAGCGCTTCAGCCGGGCCGCCTTCCAGCGCGCGGTGATGGCCGAGGTGGACGCGCTCCTGTCGAAGGCATGACGCCCCCTGACAGGGCTGTCAGGGGGGACACGCATCCCCGAGGCGAGGCACACGGTCCGGGAACCGGGTGGGGTGGAGCCAGGGGGGGCAACCCCTTGGATTCCGGGCGCTTTCCATGCTACGAGCGCACCGGCTGTGAGGGTGTCCGGTAGCGGACGGGCCGTGGGTGTGGGGCGCGAGGATTGCAGCTCGCGCGCGGGTCCGAGAGAAGGAGCTTCACGTGTTCAGCCGGTTCCAGCGCTTCTACACGTCCATCAAGGTGGCCGCGGATGTGGTGATGCTGACGGGCGCGTTCGCGCTCGCGTACGCCACGCGTTTCGAGGGGCCGATTCCGGTGATGTACGGACTGCCGGCCTGGGAGGAGACGCTGCTGTCGTTGGCGACGGTGCTCCTGGTCTTCCCCTTCACCTACCAGCAGGCGCGGCTGTACGTGACCAACCGGGCGCGCACGCACATCGGCGAGGTGTTCGAGGTCTTCAAGGCCACCGTCATGGCCACGCTCATCGTGGTGGCGCTGACGTACTTCACGCGCGAGCGCTACTCGCGTCTCATGCTGGCGTTCTTCTCGGGCTATGCGTTCGTGGGGGTGTCCGCGGTGCGGCTGGCGCTGCGCGCGGTGCTCAGTGAGGTGCGCCGACGCGGCTACAACCTCAAGTCCGTGCTCGTCATCGGCACGGGGGAGCTGGGCCAGCGCGTCATCGACACGGTGGAGGGCCACAAGGAGCTGGGCTTCCGGGTGACGGGGGTGCTCACGCTGGGCGACGAGCGCCCGGGTGCGCGGGTGCGGGACATCCCCGTGGTGGGCCACGTGAAGGACGTGGACGCGGTGCTGGACGCGCATCCGGTGGATCAGGTCGTCATCGCGGTGCCGCTCGAGCAGCAGGCCGCCGTCAAGCCGCTCATGGAGCAGCTCGCGCTGCGCACGGTGGACGTGAAGGTGGTGCCGGACCTCTACCAGTACGTCACCCTGTACGGCGGCCTGGAGGAGTTTGGGGGTCTGCCCATCATCAGCCTCCAGGGCGATCCGATGACGGGCTGGAACATGGTGGCCAAGCGCGTCTTCGACATCCTCTTCGCCCTGGTGGCGCTCGTGGTGAGCGCGCCGGTGATGGGGCTGGTGGCGATCGCGGTGAAGCTCACCAGCCGGGGGCCGCTGCTCTACGCCCAGGAGCGCATGGGCATGGATGGGCGCACGTTCCACATCCTCAAGTTCCGCACCATGCGCACGGATGCCGAGGCGTCCGGCGCCCTCATGGCGAGCAAGGACGACCCGCGGCGCACGCCCATCGGCACGTTCCTGCGCAAGTACTCGCTGGATGAGCTGCCCCAGTTCTTCAACGTACTCACCGGTGACATGAGCCTCGTCGGCCCCCGCCCCGAGCGGCCCGTCTTCATCGAGGAGTTCAAGCGGCAGATTCCCCGCTACCACCTGCGCCACAAGGTGAAGGCGGGCATCACCGGCTGGGCGCAGATCAACGGCCTGCGCGGGCAGACCTCCATCCAGAAGCGGATCGAGTACGACCTGTACTACATCGAGAACTGGTCCCTGCTGATGGACCTGAAGATCCTGGTGCGCACCGCCCTGGGGGGCTTCCTGTCCAAAAATGCCTATTAGCGTGGGCTGCCAGACATCCGTGAAATGATGTGAGTTGTGCTTGACTTCTCCGGAAGCCGCGGACGGCCGGTGTCAGGAATTGTTCCTACCATCCGGGCTGTATGGTTGATCTGCTCGGAGCGCATCTGGTCCGCAAGGGAGTCCTCACCCAGACGCAACTGGACGAGGCCCTGAAGTCTCAACTCATCTACGGGGGCAGTCTGGGCACCAACCTGGTCGAGCTGGGCATGCTCAGCCTGGCCACGCTCGGGCAGGCCCTGTCCGACACCTACCATTTCCCCCGGGTGACGGAGGAGGAACTGGCGGCGGTGTCGGTCCAGACGGTGGCCCTGCTGCGACCCGAGCTCGCGCGCCACCACCTGTCGTTCCCCCTGGTCCTGGAAGGCCGCCGGCTGCGCGTGGCCATGGCGGAGCCCCAGGATCCCCGGCACGTGGACGCGCTCGCGTTCGCCACGGGCCTGCGCATCGTGCCGTCCATCCTGCCGGAGCCGCGCCTGCTGCAGGTGCTGGAGCGGCACTACGGCATTGCCCGGCCCGTGCGCCCCGCCCGTCCGGGACAACTCCGGTCCGGGGAGTCCCTTCCGCCCATGACGCCGACGGCCCGGCCGCCGGCGGTGACGCCTCCCACGATCGCCTCCGGTTCCATGAGCCCGGTTCCCACGGCTCCGCTCCATCCGCCGGGGCTGACGCAGCGGAGCAGCGCGAGGGCGACGACTCCGAGGCTTCACGTGGTGCCTCCGTCAACGGGCGCCGCATCGGCTCCGGGCGCGTCTCCGGGCCAGGTGTCCGCGCCTCCCCAACTCCAGACGGCTCCGGTGGGGGCTCGTTCCGCGGAGGCCCCCCCTGTCGCGATGATGGCCTCCGGGGCGGCGCTGCTCCTGGCTCCGGTGCCTTCCGCGCCCCCTCGAGCCGCGCCACCCACGCCCGCGCAGACCGGGGGCGATCCCTTCGCGACCGTTCCCCCGCGCACGGCGGAGCTGTTTCCCGAGGTCCCGGCGCCTCCTCCGTCCACCTCGGAGCAGGAGGGGCCCTCCTCCCTCGAGGCGCGCGCTTTCGAGCGGAACGCGAGGCCCTCGTCCCTGCCGCTGGTGGAGCTTTCGGCGGAGGAGGTTCTCGAGGCGCCGAGCGTGGCGGAGTGGAGGATCCACGCGATGGAGTTGCCCCAGGGCCCCGTCGGTGCATGGGAGATGGCCTCGGACATCGACTACATCGAGTCGGATTCGGGCTCCGCGTCCTGGGCCCAGCGGGGCCTCGAGGTGGACTTCGGCTCGCTGGCGGCCAACGACGCGGACGGAGTGCCGCTCGCCCGCGTCCATGAGTTCCTCCCGCATTGGGAGGCCCGCCTGGGGCGGGACGAGGGCGTGAAGGCGGCGGCCTTGCCGTCCAGCACGGGCACCCAGGGGCCACCGTGGGTGCGGCTCCCGGAGGCCATGGAGGCGCTGCGGCGGGCGACGACCCGGGGCCAGCTGGGCCAGGCGCTGCTGTCCTATGCCCATGGGCGCTTCCCCCGGAGCTTCCTGCTGGGAGAGACCTTCGGCACCATCCGGGTGGGGCTCGCGTGCGGAACGGGGAGCGACAAGCCCGAGGTGGCGGCCTTGAAGATGGACCTGTCGACGCCCTCGCTGCTCGCCCGGGCGGCCGCGGACGGAGGACCCGTCGTCTCCAGCGCGCCGGAGAGCCGGACGGACGAAGCGCTCTTCGCCGCGCTGGGCGGAGCGTCCTCGCACCTGGTGGCCGCGCCCATCCGGCTGCGCCAGCGCGCGGTGGGCTTCGTCGTCATCGACGGGGGACCCTCGCCCATTGGCGCCGAGGAGCTCGATGAACTGGAGCGGCTGCTCGCGGAGGCGTCCGAGGCCTATGGCCGGCTGCACGAGACCTCCTTCTGAGGGAGGGCTCGTGGCCGGGTGACTCCGGGTCTCGGCGTCGGCCCTCCCGAGGGAAATCACCTCGTGACAGACTCACAGTATATTGACAGTATTATTGCATCGCCGTACTCGATTGGGCGCGTCCATTCGCTGGAGAACGCTCGTGCGGGTCGAGAGCATCATCTGGGACATGACCTATGCCTGTCCCCTGCGCTGTAACCATTGCTACTCCGAGTCCGGACGGCGGCCGGCGGTTTCGCGGCGCGAGGACGTGCTGCGGATCGCGGGGGAGATCGCCCGGGTGAAGCCGCGGAGCGTGGCGCTGAGCGGAGGCGAGCCCCTGCTCGCGCCCGGGTGGGAGGAGGCGGTCCAGCGTCTGCGGGAGGAGGGGCTGCCGGTGGGCCTGTACACCAGCGGGTGGCTGATGGACGAGGCCCTCGCGCGGCGACTGGCGGACACCTTCACGCGCGTGTGCGTGAGCGTGGACGGTGGGCGGGCGCGCACCCACGACATGATTCGAGGCCGCGTGGGCTCCTTCGAGCGGGCCATGGCGGCGCTGGAGCTGCTCGCGCGCGAGCGGCGGGAGCGTCAGGCGCGCGGGGAGCCCTGCTATGCGCTGGGCGTCGAGATGACGGTCATGCGCAGCAACCTGGCGGAGACGGAGCTGCTGGTGCGGGAGCTGTCCGGACGCTTCCCCGGCCTGGGGGTGATCCAGCTCGGGATGGTGGTGCCCAGCGGGCTGGCGGCCGAGGAGGACTTCGAGGAGCGCGAGCTGCTCACCGACGAGGAAGGGCAGGCGTTGCTGGCCGACGAGGCGCGGCTGGCGGCCCTGGCGTCCCATGGCGTGCGGGTGGCGGTGAGCGACGTGCGGTCGTTCTACGTGCACGGGATGCCTGGGGCGCCCCGGCTGCCCTTCGCGCACCTCGAGCCGAATGGGCAGCTCCGGGCGTTCGAGACGTGCGAGGCCAAGGTGGGCAGCGTGCTCGACGAGCCGTTCGAGGTGCTGTGGGAGCGGGCGCTCGCATGGCGGGGCGAGCCCTTCGTGGTGGAGCAGTA
Above is a window of Cystobacter fuscus DNA encoding:
- a CDS encoding glycosyltransferase, producing MKVALVHDWLVTQRGGEHVLEALCELFPRADIHTLVHRPGAVHPRIESHPIHTSLLQRVPRIHELYRHFLPVLPQVIESMRLTDYELVISSSHCVAKGIRKPPGAKHLSYVHAPMRYMWDLFDDYFGPGRASAPVRVAAHAVRPWLQKWDRESTAGVDRLLVNSQHIAGKVRRFWGREAKVVYPPVALERFCRHPLTGLGQGGYYLWLGAFAPYKRLDIALEAFRHLDAPLWVVGTGQEAARHTSGPPPANIRFLGSVADEALPGLYRDARALVFTAEEDFGIVPLEAQACGRPVIAYGRGGALETVNPRTGLFFDAQTPEALADAVRRFEAWEPGFQPSDARSQAERFSRAAFQRAVMAEVDALLSKA
- a CDS encoding undecaprenyl-phosphate glucose phosphotransferase produces the protein MFSRFQRFYTSIKVAADVVMLTGAFALAYATRFEGPIPVMYGLPAWEETLLSLATVLLVFPFTYQQARLYVTNRARTHIGEVFEVFKATVMATLIVVALTYFTRERYSRLMLAFFSGYAFVGVSAVRLALRAVLSEVRRRGYNLKSVLVIGTGELGQRVIDTVEGHKELGFRVTGVLTLGDERPGARVRDIPVVGHVKDVDAVLDAHPVDQVVIAVPLEQQAAVKPLMEQLALRTVDVKVVPDLYQYVTLYGGLEEFGGLPIISLQGDPMTGWNMVAKRVFDILFALVALVVSAPVMGLVAIAVKLTSRGPLLYAQERMGMDGRTFHILKFRTMRTDAEASGALMASKDDPRRTPIGTFLRKYSLDELPQFFNVLTGDMSLVGPRPERPVFIEEFKRQIPRYHLRHKVKAGITGWAQINGLRGQTSIQKRIEYDLYYIENWSLLMDLKILVRTALGGFLSKNAY
- a CDS encoding radical SAM protein, producing MRVESIIWDMTYACPLRCNHCYSESGRRPAVSRREDVLRIAGEIARVKPRSVALSGGEPLLAPGWEEAVQRLREEGLPVGLYTSGWLMDEALARRLADTFTRVCVSVDGGRARTHDMIRGRVGSFERAMAALELLARERRERQARGEPCYALGVEMTVMRSNLAETELLVRELSGRFPGLGVIQLGMVVPSGLAAEEDFEERELLTDEEGQALLADEARLAALASHGVRVAVSDVRSFYVHGMPGAPRLPFAHLEPNGQLRAFETCEAKVGSVLDEPFEVLWERALAWRGEPFVVEQYTSIRTMRDWARAARALDQRYGSAEDVARIARRTWRPKASGM